DNA sequence from the Vicia villosa cultivar HV-30 ecotype Madison, WI linkage group LG3, Vvil1.0, whole genome shotgun sequence genome:
TTGCAGCACCATCATAGCAGACTATTGTAGAAACTCCCCTTAATATCAGGCCTATATTTACCAATGAGACAAGCCAAAAAACTGCAACTGATATCCCCATCAGGACGCCGTAATGACTGATATTCAATAACAATGAGAGAATaggaaaattatatatataaacatcTATCAAAGATACTCAGCCTCAGGGCAGATGGGGCATTAACAAAGAAACTAAAAACTCACTCCCATAATGTATTTATTTGGTCACTGGTACCATAAAAACGAATCTAAATgtttcaatatatttttaaaataagaattaaagAAAGTCTAGGGTGCCAAGGTCGAGAAAGGCATCTTCTTTACATAATTGGCTTGACACTACTTTTTATAGCGAAAGCATTTTAAGGAAATAAGAATGTATCATAAAGTAACAAGAAAATTTGGAGAACTAAAAAAAGCAACTAGTACCTTAGGTCACGCTGTTCCACTTTCGAAATCTCCACACCTTGAAAAAGATATTGCTCATGTTCTATTTCATCATTGTAATAATTATCAAAAAGTTATCAAATTCAATTAGAATTAGACTAATTTCTCTAGATTGATGAAACAAAATGTTTAATTGTTTATAGGTTTACAACTAAATGCACCAACCTAGTTCACTGAATTTATTCAAAAGTAAAAACATTAATTGACATGTaaacttttgattttatttatcctAACTATTCAAAAGTCAGATGATATTTCTATCTCCCAGCATCCAATTCATATCGTCATGAAAAAATAAGACAGTATACTGATGAAGAATAACAAAGCTATTTTGTGTCAATTGAGTGTTTAGTAGTGGTGGCTTAAAGTATTAGCTTCGGCCACTTGAGACTCGTCATTCTATGTATGTATTGTAAGTTAATGAAGCCAATAAAAGTTGATGTTAAGAAATACGAAGTAAACAATACCTTGACTTCATCATAGAGCTTTCTTTCCCATGCAAATAATCCTTGTACAATTTCACTGCTTCATAGCCAAACACCAGTAGCACAATAGGAAACTGGAGATTTGCTGTTTttagaaaacataaaaaaagTTAAGTCAATTTCCTACCTACCAAACAATAAACAAGTGGATGGAAGTTTTATAAGTTTGTATAAACTAAGAGGTTTTAATACCTCtgataaaaaaatgttagttataagggTAAATATAAAAAGGTACAGTGACATCAACTAGTATAAATAATTGTAACCGATAGAGATATTCAATTAAGAGAGGATAAAAGAATTTCATGTATAGGTAATAATCTCACCGCAAAGTGATTGCAAATCTGTTTCCCAGTAGCTGGCCAAGACATAATCCTTCATTAACGTAATTGGCCAAGACATTCAGTTTCTGTACTGACCAgtcatcacaacaaacatatgaTTGAGAAtaaccaaagaaaagaaacatgAATACGAATTCATTTTCAAATTACAGTATGTAGATTGTGTATTATCACGGTGAAATGCAATCATACTTGTGGTGGCGACGAGTCAAACACATTTCCAAACATACACATAATTAATCATCAACAGAATGCCTTCTAATTAAATATATCCAAAATGAGCAAAACACACCTTGATGCCAAGCATATGTCCAAGCACCCCTAAAGCTTCCTGGGTATCTTTGTTCTCCTtataaagatgaaatctataaaTCACATCAGTAGAAACATTCACCCAATAACAATGAGCAACTTAACACAATATATAAAAGTGGGAATATATCATCACCAACACCGAATATGAAATGCAATCaagagttgatatcactttcagGTAATGACTGAATAAAATATGTGTTAGTAAAGACAATACTTAAATTGAAGTCCATATTTCCGGTCGGAACTCGGAAGCCTCAATTTCAAAACTTGGTGAATTTAGTAAAACAAAAATGATACTCTCTTTGCTCACCTCTTTATTATTTGCTTGTCTCCTCAGTTGTTGCTTCAAAGTAGTCAACAACATCATCCCAAAACACACTTGGAAATTCGCATCTTCAAGGGACATTCGCATGGCCTGGTCACCCTTTTGGGCAACAAGCAATACCATGTCATCAAGAAGACTATTGTATTCAGCTTCCAGTGCTTCATCCATATCTACAGGAACTTATTTGGGAGTAAAGTCAACATCAATAGACAATAAATAAGAAAAGTCCAAGTGAGGGCAGATTAAGGTGTATAATAAAGTCACCAATACAAGATATAtcataataaaattgttttaatataAAACTCAGCATGGAATACATTGAGCATTACTAAATTTATATATTATCAAACAAAATGCCTTAGAAATTGATAGACTCAGTGAATAAGGACTAAGGATAGAGACATATAGGGTCTTACTCAACAACTTTTCTCTTGAATCAGAGCAATCTCAGATAGAAcaaagagagaaaagaagatataAAAATATAAGTCTTCAGGGCATTCGAGAGAACCTCAACATCTCAGTGACCTCTATAATCCGCCACTCTCTTATTTTCAAAATATACTAAGAAACTGGCTGTTAAAACACAACACAGCCAGCTGTTTAGAGTATTATTCCCTATTACTCCTCTATTTTTACTTGCATAAACCCTTCTAATTTAATAATAGGCCTGGTATCAGAAACATTACCTAAGGAACTTGCCTGCATCTCTTTCTTTTTGTTTCCTAGAGTTTTTGTCTTTGTTGTTGGATTTACCAGAATTCAATCTCACACGAATGCATTTTGAGGAAGCATCGGGTCCATCCACTGTGTCAGTAACCAGGAACTTGAAGCTTTACCTATATGCACTGCCTGATAGATTTAAAAAGCATAAAGTTATGTTGTTTTGAATTGGAGAAAAAAAAACTACATATGGTCCACAACAATTCTCAACAACAATTTTAGTAATTCCACAACAAATCAAactttaaaacaaaaccaaaactaAAGCATATGCGTCGGATAATAACTTACCGCAgttaaccaaaaatcaggaatagACTTGATAAGATCATTGTGCTGATCATACAGCGGCTTCCTTATCTCGTTGTACTTCTGCTCTATTTCCAGAACTTTATCACTAGCCTCCTCATTGATCTAAAACCACAACAATcacaactaaattaaattaaaataacaaaacccTTAACTACATTACTTTTTTgtcaaaaaatttcaatttttatgcAAATTAGGGTTCGTGCTCATTGAGGTAATTACATAATATACACTAAAAAAACCGTTTCAACTTCAACACCGGAATTTGAATCGACcaaatttgattaaaatttgaaagcaaataataaaaagaaacatAATTTGGATACCTTTTCGAGCTCATCTTGCATTTCCTGCAACTTTTTATTGGAGAGGACAAGTTCTCCGTCGATTTCCTCAGCGTTGTCGCCCTTTTCAGAAACCTTAAGCTTCTTTCTCTTGTCGGCCACCGTCGTCGTCGTTGTTGTTGATGTTCAGAATGACAGACAAAGGGTCTGTTGTGTGAAAACCCTAGGAGACAAACCTCGTTATGCTCGAGCGTGTCTGATTGAAGGTGTTAGGGTTTTTGGGGTTTATAGCGGTGAGTGTGAGTGGAAAGTGTGTAACATAAAAAAGGAAACTGCGAGTGCACGGAGTAAACTGTGGTATGACATAGAAGAGAAAGATCCAAAATCGTGAGAGAGAGGACCGATTTGAGGAAGGAGAGAGCGGTTCAGGAAGGAGACGGCGAGGAAGAGGAAAAATTAGGTTAGACAAATGAGAACttgtatttagatttttttttaattaaaaaattataaaagaaattaattaagaagagggaaattaaaaaaaaaaaggggggAAAATCTCGCGGCTTTAATTTTTTGGACTTTGGCCACAGTTTGTAGTCAAAATTATAAGGCCGCGGTTTTTCTTTGCGGCTAAAAATATCTGCAGTTGTCTAACCGTGGCAATTGAAGTAAAGGCCACAGTTTCAtactccggattcaatatttcATGCTAGCAAAATTAAGTTGTCTAACCGTGGACAATTTTTCatattgtacttgcttctgaactcagactattagaatgacgtttgaatatcagagtcttcagcgttggtgcagattgtaacttcagtcatcagattttggaagttctttgtagcgtgataccatcaaatCTTCAGAGCCTTACTTCtgattgccatcttctgatgccttccagAACAGGTTCTGATTTTCTcgagaccatcttctgatgtcttccagaccatgttctgatgaagtcatctagatcttctgggtcagagcttctgaatgctgatttagtgcatactcttttagaattttcctgaaatgaaaaacgtgaataattagagtaccacattgtcttatacaaaatgcatatataatattatcatcaaaactagaaatattgatcagaatatttcatgttctaacaataattacttttgtaaataatataaaatagaaggaccaaaattatacaaatatattttaattttaaaaatattaacttaaagaTAATTAAATTCAACAAACAAATATTTGCCACATATATAAAATGTGGACTGCAATAATTTCTTTAGTAACTTATTcattttaaaacttttaaaattatagaTGTTGTATTATATTAACTTGAGATATTGACTCGCGCATATACACTTAATTTTGAGAAAAATATATGGATTAAATGGATAAAGAAGTTATAAATTCAACTCTTTTCTCTTTAGACAAATAAAAATATCCACTAatatgataattaaaaaaaaacatttttatatcTAGAATCGAAAAAACTCTATTTTTAAAATcgaaacaaatattttatttggatttgaatttttaaaattaaaaagttcTACATTTTACCATAGTTAATGGTATGCTTTTAATTGTCATAAATCTGCGTTGACTTGTAATTATAAATTTGTAGAATACCCGTGGGTTCGCGCGGGTAAGTTCATTCGtatcttaaaatttatttgatacgATTTTTAAAATCCTTAAAAGTTATAGTTGTTGTATTAtaataattcttatttttaaaaaaattatagttttttAATATCTAAAATT
Encoded proteins:
- the LOC131593360 gene encoding NAP1-related protein 2-like, which translates into the protein MQDELEKINEEASDKVLEIEQKYNEIRKPLYDQHNDLIKSIPDFWLTAAVHIGKASSSWLLTQWMDPMLPQNAFV